The following coding sequences are from one Plectropomus leopardus isolate mb chromosome 10, YSFRI_Pleo_2.0, whole genome shotgun sequence window:
- the umps gene encoding uridine 5'-monophosphate synthase, with protein sequence MDNNSIDSLILKLHDVDAVKFGEYKLKSGMLTPIYIDLRVLVSYPALMNQVSSLIYQRVQEEGLQFDSVCGVPYTALPLATIICSRHELPMLIRRKEAKDYGTKRLVEGSFREGDTCLIIEDTVTSGSSILETAEVLYKGGLKVTDAIVLMDREQGGVEMLASQRIKLHPIISMFKLLNVLLAAERINAHTAQSVRKFILDNNTFSPKEENGNGVPASKKPCVEQSMELSYADRAKLPDVHPLASKLLKIMEDKQSNLCVSADVTSSEELLQLADSLGSKICLLKTHVDILKDYTAAFSQKLRALAEKHNFLIFEDRKFADIGNTVKHQYEGGLYQISSWSHIVNAHAVPGPGVVKGLSAVGKPLGQGCLLIAQMSSQGSLATGEYTNAVLKMAEEQSDFVIGFICGSKITKRPEFIHMTPGVQLQAGGDGLGQQYTTPEEVLCNKGSDVIIVGRGILEAPDRLEAAESYRKSGWEAYTKRLGHSGH encoded by the exons ATGGACAACAACTCTATTGACAGTTTAATCCTGAAGCTCCACGATGTGGACGCGGTGAAGTTCGGAGAGTACAAGCTGAAGAGCGGCATGCTGACACCCATCTACATCGACCTCAGGGTGCTCGTGTCCTACCCAGCGCTCATGAACCAG GTGTCCAGTCTCATCTACCAGCGAGTGCAAGAAGAGGGGCTTCAGTTTGACTCGGTGTGTGGCGTTCCATACACAGCGCTGCCTTTGGCCACAATCATCTGCTCGAGACATGAACTGCCAATGCTCATCAGGCGAAAGGAGGCCAAGGACTATG GAACCAAGCGTCTAGTGGAGGGCTCATTTCGTGAGGGGGACACATGCCTGATCATAGAGGACACGGTGACCAGTggcagcagcatcctggagACTGCAGAAGTGCTCTACAAAGGGGGACTGAAG GTGACAGATGCCATCGTACTAATGGACAGAGAGCAAGGAGGAGTGGAGATGTTGGCCTCTCAGAGAATCAAGCTCCATCCCATCATCTCCATGTTCAAGCTGCTCAACGTGCTGCTGGCAGCCGAACGCATCAACGCCCACACCGCCCAGAGCGTCCGCAAATTCATCCTGGACAATAACACTTTCAG CCCCAAGGAGGAGAATGGAAATGGGGTTCCTGCCTCCAAGAAGCCATGTGTGGAGCAAAGCATGGAGCTGAGCTACGCAGATAGAGCTAAACTACCAG ACGTTCACCCTCTGGCGTCAAAGCTGCTGAAGATAATGGAGGACAAGCAGTCtaacctctgtgtgtctgctgacGTGACGAGCAGTGAGGAGCTACTTCAGCTGGCAGACTCTCTTGGTTCCAAAATCTGCCTGCTCAAGACTCATGTGGATATCCTAAAG GACTATACAGCGGCCTTCAGCCAGAAGCTGCGGGCTTTGGCTGAGAAACACAATTTCCTCATTTTTGAAGATCGCAAGTTTGCTGACATTGGGAACACAGTCAAGCATCAGTATGAAG GTGGTTTGTACCAGATCTCATCCTGGTCCCACATAGTGAATGCCCATGCGGTGCCAGGGCCCGGCGTTGTGAAGGGTCTGAGTGCTGTAGGAAAGCCTCTGGGCCAAGGCTGTTTGCTCATAGCACAGATGAGCTCCCAGGGGTCACTGGCTACGGGTGAATACACAAACGCTGTG CTGAAGATGGCGGAGGAGCAGTCAGACTTTGTGATTGGGTTTATCTGTGGCTCCAAGATCACCAAGAGGCCAGAGTTCATCCACATGACCCCCGGGGTGCAGCTGCAGGCCGGAG GTGATGGGTTGGGCCAGCAGTACACCACCCCAGAGGAAGTCCTCTGCAACAAAGGCTCTGATGTCATCATCGTCGGCCGGGGTATCCTGGAGGCCCCTGATAGGCTGGAAGCTGCTGAGTCATACAGAAAGTCAGGCTGGGAGGCTTACACAAAGAGACTGGGCCACAGTGGCCATTAA
- the cryba2b gene encoding beta-crystallin A2b, which translates to MNTQQMEQMGQFKITVWEEENFQGKRCEFMLECQNIMERGFNKIRSIKVENGPWVGYEYPEFQGQQFILEKGDYPRYEAWSGNSSYRTEHMLSFRPIKCANHSDSKVTLYECEDFQGRKFEMCDDYPSLQAMGWCSKEVPSIKVNSGAWVAYQFPGYRGYQYILERDRHQGEYRNYNEFSTQAHTNQVQSIRRIQH; encoded by the exons ATGAACACTCAACAGATGGAGCAGATGGGCCAGTTCAAGATCACAGTCTGGGAGGAGGAGAACTTCCAGGGAAAGCGCTGTGAGTTCATGCTGGAGTGCCAGAACATCATGGAGAGGGGCTTCAACAAGATCCGCTCCATCAAGGTTGAGAATGGACC TTGGGTGGGTTATGAGTACCCAGAGTTCCAGGGACAGCAGTTTATTCTGGAGAAGGGAGACTACCCTCGCTACGAGGCCTGGAGTGGaaacagcagctacagaaccgaGCACATGCTTTCCTTCAGACCCATCAAGTGCGCT AACCACAGTGACAGCAAGGTGACCCTGTATGAGTGTGAGGACTTCCAGGGCCGTAAGTTCGAGATGTGCGATGACTACCCCTCCCTACAGGCCATGGGCTGGTGCAGCAAGGAGGTGCCCTCTATCAAAGTCAACTCCGGAGC CTGGGTGGCCTACCAGTTCCCTGGTTACCGTGGCTACCAGTACATCCTGGAGAGGGACAGACACCAAGGAGAGTACAGAAACTACAACGAGTTCAGCACCCAGGCTCACACCAACCAGGTGCAGTCCATTCGTAGGATCCAGCACTAA
- the fev gene encoding protein FEV has protein sequence MRQDCGGNLMFNMYLSDPTENLLKEGKGTSWGPINTGVQKGSGQIQLWQFLLELLSDSTNMSCIAWEGTNGEFKLIDPDEVARRWGERKSKPNMNYDKLSRALRYYYDKNIMTKVHGKRYAYKFDFHGLAQVCQPSTTEQAIYKFQGNFSPIPFSGISKLNLVAPGVGPSGFSYWPGSPPAALYHSHNLQPPGPFGTVSPSHISCVNNINSLTNINNHYN, from the exons ATGAGACAGGACTGCGGAGGAAACCTCATGTTCAACATGTATCTCTCAG ATCCAACAGAAAATCTATTGAAAGAAGGCAAAGGAACGTCTTGGGGTCCAATAAACACAGGAGTACAAAAAG GCAGTGGCCAGATTCAGCTGTGGCAGTTCCTGCTGGAGCTCCTGTCTGACAGCACCAACATGTCGTGCATCGCCTGGGAGGGAACCAACGGCGAGTTCAAGCTCATCGACCCGGACGAGGTGGCTCGGCGATGGGGGGAGCGCAAAAGCAAACCCAACATGAACTACGACAAGCTGAGCCGGGCGCTGCGCTACTACTacgacaaaaacatcatgaccAAAGTCCACGGCAAACGGTACGCCTACAAGTTTGATTTCCACGGCTTGGCGCAGGTGTGCCAGCCGTCCACCACGGAGCAGGCCATCTACAAGTTTCAGGGCAACTTCTCCCCGATTCCTTTCTCCGGGATTTCCAAACTAAACCTCGTGGCTCCCGGCGTGGGGCCGTCGGGTTTCTCCTACTGGCCCGGGTCCCCACCGGCGGCTCTATATCACAGCCACAACCTCCAGCCGCCGGGGCCCTTTGGCACCGTGTCTCCGTCCCACATCAGCTGtgtcaacaacatcaacagtcTGACTAACATCAATAATCATTATAACTGA